One Megachile rotundata isolate GNS110a chromosome 5, iyMegRotu1, whole genome shotgun sequence genomic region harbors:
- the LOC100874815 gene encoding innexin inx7-like isoform X2 — translation MSDDQVKVINTFCFFTSTYTVVKHLNATSIELGEVAHPGVGPAGRDDPVVHHAYYQWVPFVLFLQAICFYAPHYVWRIVEGGRLKALVSGLHMASLALRETSFKTDNGISVPSKAESDDKIRQIRVAFINRIHLNRPWAYYLGLCEVLNFINVLVQIYLTDWFLGGTFLGLGQAVAAGTIEGDMDPLDVVFPKVTKCVFHKYGASGTIQNHDALCVMALNIVNEKIYVFLWYWFIILAVLTGLGLLWRILSMLLYARSEQFNKWVFFMACPGKYSPLDILTVTKEYQFGDWLFLYYIVKNVDNYVFKELLQQLTEDMQERRAQRQNAIEEEEPLTH, via the exons ATGTCTGATGACCAGGTCAAAGTAATCAACACTTTCTGTTTTTTCACATCTACCTACACTGTG GTGAAACACTTGAACGCCACATCGATAGAACTGGGCGAAGTTGCGCATCCTGGTGTAGGACCAGCTGGCCGAGACGATCCTGTAGTGCACCATGCTTACTACCAATGGGTGCCCTTCGTTCTGTTCTTGCAGGCGATCTGCTTTTACGCGCCTCACTACGTGTGGAGGATTGTTGAAG GGGGTCGACTGAAAGCGTTGGTGTCAGGTTTGCACATGGCGTCCTTGGCTCTCCGCGAAACATCTTTTAAAACCGATAATGGTATTTCGGTTCCTTCGAAGGCTGAAAGTGATGATAAAATACGACAGATTCGTGTCGCCTTCATAAATCGGATCCATTTAAATCGGCCATGGGCGTACTACCTTGGTCTTTGCGAGGTTTTGAATTTCATAAACGTGCTTGTGCAAATCTACTTGACCGATTGGTTCCTGGGTGGAACTTTTCTTGGACTTGGTCAAGCAGTAGCGGCTGGCACTATCGAAGGAGACATGGATCCCCTGGATGTCGTATTTCCTAAG GTGACCAAGTGTGTCTTCCACAAATATGGTGCTTCGGGAACCATCCAGAACCACGACGCACTATGCGTGATGGCACTGAACATCGTTAACGAGAAGATCTATGTGTTCCTGTGGTATTGGTTTATCATTCTTGCGGTGCTAACCGGTTTAGGTTTGCTTTGGAGAATACTCAGTATGCTGCTGTATGCCAG GAGCGAGCAGTTCAACAAATGGGTGTTCTTTATGGCCTGCCCAGGGAAATATTCACCATTGGACATTCTGACAGTTACCAAGGAATATCAGTTCGGAGACTGGCTGTTCCTTTACTATATAGTTAAAAATGTGGACAATTATGTGTTCAAAGAACTCTTGCAGCAATTAACCGAAGATATGCAAGAAAGACGAGCTCAAAGACAGAATGCTATTGAAGAGGAAGAACCGTTAACTCACTGA